Part of the Acropora palmata chromosome 10, jaAcrPala1.3, whole genome shotgun sequence genome, CCTTtcactgaaaagaaacaacagcCAGAAATGCATCTTTGTACACAAGCTAAATTAGCCCAGGTTGTTTCAGAAAGGtggatacaaaaaaaattattttgttaattttctcttttgtgttATAAGCAATGATAAGTGACCCTATTATATTAATTTACTATTTTTGTTATATATCCCTCAGCGTCATTGTGTGTGCAAGTTTGGGTTGCCCAGGGCAACATCCCTGAAACAAGACTTTTACCAgtagaataaaacaaatagctAAAAATCAGAGTAATTCAATTCTTTGACAAAGGTGACAAAATTGCAAGGTcatattcaaagaaaaatacctTGATTGTGAAACATCTTGCACTGGTTTCATGTTTACCAAAGTGGAGTTTGGAACTCTTGTTTGCATTATAGCAGCCAGTGGTCTTGTTCCTCTTGGGAGAGCATCAGAGTGTGGAATTCCTATGACATTATCATTACTAGGGTTCACAAGGCCTTGGATCAGTGGCAGGGAGGGGATACTAGAGAATGCCTTGGATGATTCAGAGACTAAGTTGGAAGATGTCCCTCCTTCCAGGAAGTGGAATTGTCTTCGTTGTTGTCTCCTGGCATCTCTGCTTGCTTTCCAGTTCAAGAGGAATCTTTTAGCTGTTTCATTGATTTCCTTGCCATCTAGCGTAACTGTAACAGCAATAGGCATTtaggataataattattattttgaaacatgTACTGTGATGATCCCTTGCTGGGTAATTGGAATTTCCTTGTATGAATGGTGGTTTTAATATGAATTACCATATACAGTACTTTAAATGCAGAATTTGAGATGATTGATGTTAAAAGAGACCACTGCAGTGAAATAATCAATACCGGTATCCATCAATTACTAAACACACCCAGGAAAAATCCAGGCTTAACTGAGATTTCAACTTCACTGGTCATAGATACTATTGCTCATGAGTTTGAGCCAGTGTTTTGGCAGGCCTCTTTCCTAACTGCATGAGTTTCTCATTTTACATGACATTGATACTCCACTCTactttgaaatgattttgttaCTCTCTTTCATGAGGTAAGAAGATATTATTTGGCAATATTACATTCTAGAAATAACCGAAAGGCACACACACTATGAGCAGCCtgtattgaaaaaacaaattttcaagctTAAGAGGTCTGTTCCCTTTAGATTTGGTAATTCAAACAGATATACATACCCATAGATTTCGACATCACTATCACTCTATCTCTATACTTTTTCTTGTTGCACAAAGGATTCCCTGTAAGTTCAAGTCTCCTCAATGATGACCATACAGCCAGTACTTTAGACAGTTCCTAGGAGACAAAgttaacaacaattattactaGATTGATGATTAAAGTTAAGAGGAAGATGTTGTGCAAGGAATAATATTGTCCAAGGGCTTTACCAAATCATGCCCAATTTGCCATGTATCCTCCAAATCCACAACCTTATGAAATGACCCCAAGTTTCTCATTGATCAATTCCTTGTTTGGCTCATTCCACAACAATGGTAATGTTTCAGCCGTAgtttaatagaccatttccgagttcccctcagtctttctttcaaagtgagtctgagtgcaaaatttttgttatggtgattagttctaatttcaatatgaatgaaaactgatattcattATAAAGACTATGAAAGTAGAATGTGAGGAGGCAGCGTAGCTGAGTGGTTAGGGTGTcggatttgaaatctggagatcccgagtttGGGTCTTGCTCTGTCaaccactagctggatttgttccaggttgtccctggttcaactccttggCTGTGCTTGTACAAAGCCAACTAgtttgcctcctgccagttgggattcttaacctgttaagtttatttcagttgtttgtttcatattGGTACTGAAAAGCCCCAGCGGGGAGTGGTCAATTACAGTGTAAGTAGTATGTATGTAAGTATGTATGTACTCCccttgaaatagaggctgcAGTGAACTCAAAAATGGCCCATTAAATCATCATTTACCGGTGGACTGCTGGTACTGAGCATCAGCAGTAAATTATTATGATCATATTGGTTAACTGTAATCACCTTCATATCTGTTAGGCAGTTGTTTTCTGAATAGAACTGTGTCATACTTTTCAAGCATTTCAACTCCTCCATGGAATCAATGTTGTTCTCTGATATGTTGAGTACACACAAGGATTTCTAGAAATCAACAAGGAGATATCATAAGAGCCCGTCATTATACAAATGAGCAAATTGTCTTTGACAACATAGCTATAATTACCGATAAAGCTTGAAGTGATCTTGGTTCAAAGAGCAATTTTTCCCCAGGTGGTAAGTtctgtttttcaatgtgtagCTCCTGtaagttttccaaattttctaACCCTTCGACAACGGTGATTGAATTCGAACCAAGGTATCTGAAAGCAAATCGCCAATGCAGTTTGGTACATAATTATCTGTGTTCATTGATGTTAATATATGTAATCAAGGCAAAAATCGTTGAATCCCGGCTTGATTATGTGGAGAAAAATGCTGTCCAAAATGTAATGGAGTCTGAATGTTTGCATACAGACGGCCTTTATTATTTGATACTTACAACTTTGTCAATCTTCTGAGTTTGTCTAGTCCTTCTATCTTTGTTATTTCATTCTTCTGAAGGTACAAGTGCGTAAGGTTGCTTGCAAATCCAAGATTCTTGATCTTTGAAATGTTATTATCATAAAGATAGAGAACTGATAAATTTCTACAATGATAAAGGTTATCCTGTaaggtgagaaaaaaaaaattattagctGTGATAAAAAGATTTCATGAAGTGCAGTTATGACATGCACACCAGTTCAAATCATACACACTTACAATCTCGTCGATgttcttttcagaaaaataTAGATGAGTCAGTCTCCGAACATATTGTTGAACAGTTTCATCTCTCCTTTTCTTTGTATGGCTTGGCGATTTAGCTATCATTTCGAAAGATATTTTCCCCATGTTGAAATCAAATGGTCTCGTCAAGAAGTGTTTCTTAAAAAAAGCTCTAGTTTTTGTCATGTGACCACCAAACAGTTATTCGTTTCCTTGGGAACAAACTATAGTTCCAAGACTTCCCTTGTAAAGAAAAACGTGAGGTACTGAGCTCTAGTTTTATACCAATCAAGATGGCTACCGGAGGGGAAGTGACAGGTAAGAGTTCTATTATCAACAAAAACTCCCTAGCTTTGCATTCACTTTGAGTATGCTGTACATCTGTGTATTTTTCCGGAAATTCGTTTTATCCGAAATTGTTTGATTTCTAAATTCTTTTTATTCCGCAAGACAAAAATATGTGCGCTTTTATCTAGGACTGATCTTTATGCATCAACGGTATCCGATCGTTTCGTTCCACGGTTATTACGTTCCAAGTGTAAGAAGTTATTTCGCTCCGAACCAGAAATTTGTTGAATAGACTAGTTCTTTTATCCAGTTAAGGAGCGAAATAACTCTTTGTTCTTGGAACGGAAAGGCCgtg contains:
- the LOC141894655 gene encoding protein phosphatase 1 regulatory subunit 42-like; the encoded protein is MTKTRAFFKKHFLTRPFDFNMGKISFEMIAKSPSHTKKRRDETVQQYVRRLTHLYFSEKNIDEIDNLYHCRNLSVLYLYDNNISKIKNLGFASNLTHLYLQKNEITKIEGLDKLRRLTKLYLGSNSITVVEGLENLENLQELHIEKQNLPPGEKLLFEPRSLQALSKSLCVLNISENNIDSMEELKCLKSMTQFYSENNCLTDMKELSKVLAVWSSLRRLELTGNPLCNKKKYRDRVIVMSKSMVTLDGKEINETAKRFLLNWKASRDARRQQRRQFHFLEGGTSSNLVSESSKAFSSIPSLPLIQGLVNPSNDNVIGIPHSDALPRGTRPLAAIMQTRVPNSTLVNMKPVQDVSQSRFPSIFAPAHPIMSEGNWESDSDIHSGPPLPLQT